The genomic interval atcaagtccatctATCTTTGAGGTGAATGTGAATCATATTTCAGTTAGACTTGGGATGAGGCATTAtctcttcataagtgataggagcagaattaggccattcggcccatcgtctactccgccattcaatcctggctgatctatctttccctctcaaccccttctccccataacccgacacccgtactaatcaagaatttatctatctgttttaaaaatatccattgacctggcctccacagccttctatggcaaagaattccacagatcctatgattaaagaaactcctcctcatctccttcctaaaggaacgtcctttaattctgagtctgacctctggttctggactctcccattagtgaaaaacatcttctccacatccacttcatCCAGGCCACATCCACTGTGTTTCTTGGTTTAGCgattcagcaaggaaacaggccctttagcccactgagtccatcaaTCACCCTTTCAAACTGCTTCTATTTTAtctcactttcttatccactcccctcACATTgccgaagccaactaacctacaaacccgcagatctttgggatgcgggaggaaaccggagcacccggagtaaacccacacggtcacagggagaacgtgcaaacttcacgcaCACAGGACCCGAGGTCGGGGTCGAacatctggctctgtgaggcagcagctctaccagctccgcCACCGGAAAAATGTGTAAGCAATCTCACTTTTTATATGGTAGCTGCAACACAAATTATGGAGCAATATGGACAATGGTCATGGAGAATATGCGTGGCATAATAGAAGATTCTGTATCAAAAGCCCCACACATGAAGAGCAAAAATAAGGATGTTTACACTACTTACCATCTCCAACATCCCACAGAATTCATCCACTCTGGTAAGCATTTCTTCCAAGCAAATATCCAATTCCTGAATCTGTAACTCAAAAACAAACTGAGCTACactcaaggacacaaagtgctggagtaactcagcgggtcaggcagcatctctagaaaatatGGATGagggacgtttcggatcgggacccttctttggacagcTGTACTGTCTTGAAAGTGAGGTACAATTTGGAGTGAGACCAGCACAgtgcctctttagtcagagggtggtgaatctgtgggattcattgccacagaaggctgtggaggtcatggcattgtgtatatttaaggtagagaatgtttggttcttaattagtaatggtgtcaggggttatggggtgaaagcaggataatgcagttgagagggaaagatagatcagccacgattgaatggcgaagttggCTTGATGCGCCAAATTGTCTGATTCTGCTCCTACAGCTTATGAACCCTTATAAATAAACTGAGAGATTTTGAGGATTCGACCATTGATGGATGTCAAGCATTGAACAATAGAAAGAGGAAAAACATTTATTAAAAACAGAAGAGGGGCATTGATAGAGTGgactgtcagaaccttttacccctgtgtggaaatgtcaaggataaGAGGGCATAGGTGAgacgggcaaggtttaaaggagatgagtgtgGCAATTGTGAGAGGAGAACTTATAGAAACAATAAAAAttcctaagggattggacaggctagatgcagcaacaatgttcccaatgtttgggaagtccagaaccaagagtcatagtttaagaataaggggcaggccatttaggactgagataagacaATAAGATTAaatggccagcaccgccattcaatgtgatcatggcagatcacccccaatcagtatcccgtcctgcattctccccataatctctcactccgctatttttaagagccctatctagctctctcttgaaagtatccagagaaccagcctccatcgccctctgaggcagagaattccacggactcacaactttctgtgagaaaaagtgcttccttgtctccgttctaaatggttccccccttattcttaaaaggaAAAACAttgtcactcagagagttgtgcatctgtggaattctctgccacagaaggcagtggaggccaattcactggatgtattcaagagagttagatttagctcctaggccTAATGGaaccaagggatgtggggagaaagcaaaaacagggtactgattttgaatgatcagccatgattatattgaatggcggggctagcttgaagggcctactcctgctctatttttaatgtttctaagATTGGTGAGTTCCGAGAACGAGCTGCTGGggctgatggtggaggcagatacgaaagtGCCATTGAAGAGACTTTGGGattggcacatggaaatgcagcgaatggagggatatggattatgggcaggtagataagagttggtcttggcatcatattcagcacaatcaggtggggctagtgtagatggggcggtgtggggaagttgtgctaaagggcctgttccgtgctgtatgactctaataaccccaacatgtaggaaagaaccgcagatgctggtttgaaccaaagatagacacaaaaagctggagttaactcagcgggtcagacagcatctctggagaaaggaatgggggacgtttcgggttgagaccctacaggtttgaagggacatgggccaattgcgggcaggtgggagtagtgcagatgggacatgttggccggtcatagaatgatagtgtggcaacaggcccttcggcccaacctgcccacatgtcccagctacactagtcccttctGCCTGAgcttgctccaaacctgtcctatccatgtacctgtctaactgtttcttaaacgtcggggtattcccagcctcaactacctcctcaggcagtttGTGTCATACACCCacttgtgtgggcaagttgggctgaagggtctgtttccacgctgtgtggctTTTAGTGTATGTCCTGAGGGAGCTAGACGAGGGGTTTCCTGAATCGTGCAGACTCAGGGTTTTCCTGAATACTGCCACAACTAAAGCAGCAGAGTTtccaggagggagggggggagaaagaggagagagggagagaggagaggggagagggagagagggggggaggagaggggagagaggggaggggggggggggtgaagagggagggagttgcagccctggtgaagATGATGTGCGGGCGCTGGCGGCTCTCTCTCACCTCCTGCCCGGCGCTGGCTGTCAGACAGTCCGAGTAGAAGCTGGCCGTCCGCCGCAGCTGCTGCAGCAGCGCCTCCTGCTCGCTGTCGGGCTGGGCAGCTGCCGGCCCGGGGCCCCAGGCTTCACCTCCCCGCCCGGGCCCAGGGTCTGGGCCGCCAtcgtcatcctcctcctcctcggctCCTTCTTCCTCATCatcgtcctcctcctcctgcccgcTGCTGCCGCCAGAAGCAGAGGCGCCATTAGACGCTGCGGCCCACGAATCCGCCATGgcgcccagccccagcccctggcccTCCAACTCCTCCCCTGGTCCTCCCCTCCAACTCCTCCCCTGGTCCTCCCAACTCCTCCCCTGGTcctcccagccccagcccctggtcctCCCAGCCCCTCCCCTGGTcctcccagccccagcccctggtcctCCCAGCCCCTCACCTGGTcctcccagccccagcccctggtcctCCCAGCCCCTCCCCTGGTCCTCCCAGCCCCTGGTcctcccagccccagcccctggtcctCCCAACTCTTCCCCTGGTCCTCCCAGCTCAGCCCCTGGTCCTCCAACTCCTCCCCAtgtccacaaaaatgctggagaaactcagcgggtgcagcagcatctatggagcgaaggaaataggaaacgtttcgtgccgaaacccttcttcagactggtagggggtggcggggagaagaaaggaaaaatgaggggaggagacagcccgagggctgagggagaaataggaaggggggaagacagcaagggctaacaaaattgggagaattcaatgttcatgcccccaggatgcagactgcccaagcggaatatgaggtgctgttcctccaatttccggtgttgctcgctctggccatggaggagacccaggacagaggtcggatacggaatgggggggggggaagttgaagtgctgagccaccgggaggtcagcttggttattgcggaccgagcggaggtgttcggcgaaacgatcgccaagcctccacttagtctcaccgatatagatcagctgacatctagagcagcggatgcaatagatgaggttggaggagatgcaggtgaacctctgtcgcacctggaacgactgcttgggtccttgaatggagtcgaggggggaggtaaagggacaggtgttgcatctcttgcggttgcaacggaaagtgcccggggagggggtggtacgggagggaagggaagaattgacaagggagttacggagggagcggtctttgcggaaggcagacatggggggatatgggatgtggcgagtggtggggtcacgttggaggtggcgaaactgacggaggattacttgttgtatgtgacggctggtggggtgaaaggtgaggactagggggactctgcccttgttgcgagtgcggagatggggagagagagcagtgttgtggggtatggaagagaccctggtgcgagcctcatctatggtggaggaggggaacccccgttccctgaagaattaggacatttcagatgcactggtgtggaacgcctcatcctgagagcagatgcggcgtagacggaggaattgggagtaggggatggagtccttacaggaagcagggtgggaagaagtgtagtccagatagccatgggagtcagtaggtttatagtggatgtcggtcagaagtctatcacctgcgatggagatagtgaggtcaaggaatggtagggaagtgtcggaaatagtccaggtgtatttgagtgccggatggtagttggtggtgaagtggatgaaatcagtcagttgtgtgtgggtgcaggaggtggcaccaaagcagtcgtcgatgcaacggaggtagaggtcggggatggggccctggtacttattgaacaaggattgttcgacgtacccgacaaagaggcaggcgtagctggggcccatgcgtgtgcccatagctacgccttgtatttggaggaaatgggaggagtcaaatgagaagttattgagggtaaggaccagctccgctaggcggaggagagtgtcagtggccgggtatgggttgcttctctggtcgaggaagaaccggagggctttgagaccatcctggtgggggatggaggtgtagagtgactgggcgtccatggtgaagatgagggggtgagggcctagagaatggaatgcgcggagacggcgGAGAGTGCCTGAGGTGTcctgaacataggtggggagggatttaaccaggggggataggatggagtcaaggtatgtggaaatgagttcggtggggcacgaaccagcagagacaatgggtctaccgggacagtcaggtttgtggattttggggagaaggtaaaatcgggccgtgcggggctggggaacgatgaggttggaggctcggtcgggcagggcatgggagttgatgaagtcggtgaaggTGCTAGAGATGgaagcctggtgctcgtcagtggggtcatggtccaggggtaagtaggaggaggtgttcgagagttggcgcgtggcctcaactttgtagagatcgacgcgccagattaccacagcacctcccttgtcgactggtttgataacccaatctgggttgttgcggagtgagtcgatggcagtgcgttcaggggggggggagagattggagtgagacaggggaggggggaagttgAGGCGATTGATGTCACGACGACAgttttggataaagagttccaaagccggagggccacgagggggggttccacgaggagggggtgcgttggagatgggaaaaggggtcatcaatggggggagaggactccttcccatggaagaacgctgtgaggcggagacgacggtagaagagctccagatcgtggtgggcgcggaactccccATGTCCTCCCAGCTCAGCCCCAAGTCCTCCCAGCTCAGCCCCTGGTCCTCCCAGTTCCAACCCACAGGCCACACGCACAACATTACCCCATCCCAGGTCCTCCCAGCTCAGCCTAGTCCTCCCGATTCGGTCCCAGGTCCAACAAGCAGCACCCAGTCCTCCAAGCTCCGGGTCCTCCTCGCCTCTCCCTGGTCCTCCCAGCTCGTCCCGGCACCAGGTCCTCCCGACTCAGTCCCAGGTTATCCCCCCACCCGGCCAAGGCTCAGCCCCAGGTTCCCCCCCCCGCCAGCTCCgccaaggcttttagataggcccgtggaagtgcagggaatggagggatgtggatcatgtacaggcagattaaAATAGAATAAAGGACGTTTcgttaggaaggagataaagTGGAGGtgtgtcagagggtgttgaatctgtggaattcattgccataggcggctgtgaaggccaagtcagtggatatttttaaggcagagatagggattcttgattagtacaggtgtccgcTTATGtgaagaatgcaggagaatggggttgagagggagagatagatcagacatgattgcaaggtggagtagacttgatgggctgaatggcctaattctgtgacttgtgaacttatgaagatgagatcagtttatcttggcatcatattcagcacagacattatagggcatagggcctgttcctatgctgtactattctatgttat from Amblyraja radiata isolate CabotCenter1 chromosome 2, sAmbRad1.1.pri, whole genome shotgun sequence carries:
- the LOC116967490 gene encoding biogenesis of lysosome-related organelles complex 1 subunit 4-like isoform X4 yields the protein MADSWAAASNGASASGGSSGQEEEDDDEEEGAEEEEDDDGGPDPGPGRGGEAWGPGPAAAQPDSEQEALLQQLRRTASFYSDCLTASAGQEIQELDICLEEMLTRVDEFCGMLEMIRNDSSQIMNENIPEIHAKADEMKHMYKKIDKLEAS
- the LOC116967490 gene encoding biogenesis of lysosome-related organelles complex 1 subunit 4-like isoform X1, whose product is MADSWAAASNGASASGGSSGQEEEDDDEEEGAEEEEDDDGGPDPGPGRGGEAWGPGPAAAQPDSEQEALLQQLRRTASFYSDCLTASAGQEIQELDICLEEMLTRVDEFCGMLEMIRNDSSQIMNENIPEIHAKADEMKHMYKKIDKLEAFVKLVGQNLSTLDDQVTQAEAQFGTFPSAFRKMLQSFSPSTFFNKSSSPKKQQQKFEIAPLFRAEDYFPAENPEEHE
- the LOC116967490 gene encoding biogenesis of lysosome-related organelles complex 1 subunit 4-like isoform X3 gives rise to the protein MADSWAAASNGASASGGSSGQEEEDDDEEEGAEEEEDDDGGPDPGPGRGGEAWGPGPAAAQPDSEQEALLQQLRRTASFYSDCLTASAGQEIQELDICLEEMLTRVDEFCGMLEMIRNDSSQIMNENIPEIHAKADEMKHMYKKIDKLEKSSSPKKQQQKFEIAPLFRAEDYFPAENPEEHE